The Legionella spiritensis DNA segment TCAAACCCGTATTTGTTGAGTAAAATACGGTAAACCCATGAAAATGCACCGGCCAGCTTCGCGGGAATGGCAGGAAAGACAATATAGCATAACCAGGTGATAACAACGCCGGCCAGAGTTATCCAGAATGTTATGGATCCGGGGGCACGTAACACATCCTGCAGGGGAGAGTGTACTTCCTTGCCAAGCTCTGCCAAAACATTGTGATCAGGTAAAACAAAGAATGATTTTCCTAATAGTGTCGGCACATCATACAACATGGGCATATACATGATATAGCCGAGAATCACCGAAGGAATAGCCAATAACACCAGTGGAACCCAGACAACAGCAGGTGATTCCTTGACATGCTCCCAGGTATGCCTGTCCATTCTCGGAGTGCCGTGGAAGGTCATAAACAGAGAGCGAAACGTGTAAATCGCCGTCACCATAGCACCTGCGGCCACACAAAAATACGCGTAACCGCTGCCTGGCATCGTGGATTCCCCGACTGCTTCAATAATTGTGTCTTTTGAAAAGAAACCGGCGAAGGGAGGTATGGCGCATAACGCGAGCCCTCCGATTAGATAAGTGATGTAGGTCACCGGCATTTTTCGCCATAATCCACCCATTTTACGCATATCCTGCTCATGGTGCATACCAATGATGACCGACCCCGCGCCCAAAAACAGCAAGGCCTTGAAGCAGGCGTGAGTCGTAAGATGAAATATACCGGCACTATAGGCGGACGCTCCCATGGCAGCCATCATGTAACCGAGTTGCGACAAGGTTGAATAGGCGATGACCCGTTTGATATCGTTCATGACAATACCAAGAATCCCGGTAAACAATGCACCGGTAGCACCAATAACCAACACAACGGTTAACGCGGTATTGGAGTACTCCATCAATGGCGATATGCGACCGATCATGAAAACACCGGCCGTTACCATGGTTGCGGCGTGAATCAATGCGGAAATCGGAGTAGGACCCTCCATGGACTCCGGCAACCAGACATGCAACGGGATCTGCGCCGACTTACCCATGGCTCCCACAAACAGCAACAAACTGATGACGGTGATCAAGGACCAGGGATGACCTGAAAACAGGGTGATTGTTTGCTGATTCAACGCGGAGGCTTGATTAAATACGGTTTCATAATCCAGGCTGCCGGTGTAAGCCAGGACGAGCCCGATACCAAGGACAAAACCGAAATCTCCGACCCGGTTCACTAAAAACGCCTTTAAACTGCCCTGCAGAGCAGATTCCTTGCTATACCAGAAGCCGATAAGAAAATAGGAAACCAGACCGACACCTTCCCAACCAAAAAACAATTGCAGGAAATTGTTGGCCGTCACCAGCATCAGCATCATGAAAGTAAACAAGGATATATAGCTGAAAAACCGCTGGTACCCGTCGTCGTCAACCATATAACCGATACTGTAGATATGCACCAGCAGTGATACAAAGGTCACAACCAGCATCATCAAGGAGGTTAGGGGATCAACCAAAAATCCCAC contains these protein-coding regions:
- the nuoL gene encoding NADH-quinone oxidoreductase subunit L, encoding MSIQQLCLIIVFAPLVSSIIAGFFRNQIGRIGAHSVTIAGVAISFFISVFIAFAVIGGGHEVINFNLYTWASGGLFFPYAFHVGFLVDPLTSLMMLVVTFVSLLVHIYSIGYMVDDDGYQRFFSYISLFTFMMLMLVTANNFLQLFFGWEGVGLVSYFLIGFWYSKESALQGSLKAFLVNRVGDFGFVLGIGLVLAYTGSLDYETVFNQASALNQQTITLFSGHPWSLITVISLLLFVGAMGKSAQIPLHVWLPESMEGPTPISALIHAATMVTAGVFMIGRISPLMEYSNTALTVVLVIGATGALFTGILGIVMNDIKRVIAYSTLSQLGYMMAAMGASAYSAGIFHLTTHACFKALLFLGAGSVIIGMHHEQDMRKMGGLWRKMPVTYITYLIGGLALCAIPPFAGFFSKDTIIEAVGESTMPGSGYAYFCVAAGAMVTAIYTFRSLFMTFHGTPRMDRHTWEHVKESPAVVWVPLVLLAIPSVILGYIMYMPMLYDVPTLLGKSFFVLPDHNVLAELGKEVHSPLQDVLRAPGSITFWITLAGVVITWLCYIVFPAIPAKLAGAFSWVYRILLNKYGFDAFNEYIIVPSTKMLGRFFYNVGDRKLIDGLVVNGAGRTVRWFAAKGRNIQSGYLYHYATVMVIGLFVFLCWLLLG